The Apodemus sylvaticus chromosome 22, mApoSyl1.1, whole genome shotgun sequence genome includes a region encoding these proteins:
- the Ccdc92 gene encoding coiled-coil domain-containing protein 92: MAATNLENQLHSAQKNLLFLQREHASTLKGLHAEIRRLQQHCTDLTYELTLKSFELTGDGSSRTTELKRRCEELEAQLKAKEEENRTLLQELEQKNAAIAVLENTVRERERKYLEELKVKSHKLSMLSGELEQRASTVAYLTSQLHAAKKKLLSSSGTSDASPAGSPALASYKPTPPKDKLPETPRRRMKKSLSAPLHPEFEEVYRFGAESRKLLLREPVDAMPDPTPFLLARESAEVQLKERPLVIPPIASDRGATGQHSPARDKPHKTHVGVAHRIHHVTSSQAQPEGETRAVDQVNAGKVMRKHSGTDRTV, translated from the exons ATGGCAGCCACAAAcctggagaaccagctgcacAGTGCGCAGAAGAACCTGCTCTTCCTCCAGCGGGAACATGCCAGCACACTCAAGGGACTACATGCTGAAATCCGGCGGCTGCAGCAGCACTGCACAG ATCTAACATATGAGCTGACACTCAAAAGTTTCGAACTGACAG GAGACGGCTCTTCCAGGACGACGGAGCTGAAGAGGCGCTGTGAAGAGCTGGAAGCCCAGCTGAAGGCCAAAGAGGAGGAAAACCGCACGCTGCTGCAGGAGCTGGAGCAGAAGAACGCCGCCATCGCCGTGCTGGAGAACACGGTccgggagagagagaggaagtacctggaggagctgaaggtgaaGAGCCACAAGCTGAGCATGCTGTCGGGCGAGCTGGAGCAGCGCGCCAGCACCGTGGCCTACCTCACCTCGCAGCTGCATGCCGCCAAGAAGAAGCTGCTGAGCTCCAGTGGCACCTCGGACGCCAGCCCCGCCGGCAGCCCTGCGCTGGCCAGCTACAAGCCCACACCCCCCAAGGACAAGCTGCCCGAGACCCCCCGCCGCCGCATGAAGAAGAGCCTGTCTGCCCCACTGCACCCTGAGTTTGAGGAGGTCTACAGGTTTGGAGCCGAGAGCCGCAAACTCCTCCTTCGGGAGCCTGTGGATGCCATGCCCGACCCCACCCCGTTCCTGCTGGCCCGGGAGTCTGCCGAGGTCCAGCTCAAGGAGCGGCCTCTCGTCATCCCTCCCATCGCCTCAGATCGTGGCGCCACCGGGCAGCATAGCCCAGCCCGAGACAAGCCACACAAGACGCATGTCGGGGTGGCTCACCGCATTCATCATGTCACGTCGTCACAGGCCCAGCCCGAGGGAGAGACGAGGGCCGTGGACCAGGTGAATGCAGGGAAGGTGATGCGGAAGCACTCAGGGACAGACCGAACTGTGTGA